In the Candidatus Bathyarchaeota archaeon genome, one interval contains:
- a CDS encoding ribonuclease P — protein MFKVNPKLAKRYIQLIQKIGMKAKIKIPLKYKIFICKKCGSLLIPGETCRVRVRSEKGAKVTFTCLNCYFVKRYPIVKEKKLKKQLKLYEKREFYKYS, from the coding sequence ATGTTTAAAGTTAATCCTAAGCTTGCTAAACGTTATATTCAATTAATACAGAAGATAGGTATGAAAGCTAAAATTAAAATCCCATTAAAATACAAGATTTTTATATGCAAAAAATGCGGTTCCCTTCTTATCCCTGGAGAAACTTGCAGAGTTAGAGTTAGAAGTGAGAAAGGAGCAAAAGTAACTTTTACATGTTTAAATTGTTATTTTGTAAAGAGGTATCCTATTGTTAAAGAGAAAAAGCTTAAAAAGCAGCTTAAACTTTACGAAAAAAGAGAATTTTATAAATACTCTTAA
- a CDS encoding DNA-binding protein, whose amino-acid sequence MSEELDAEELELIKRRKLARLQKALIEEQKKAELKQQLELKKQEILRQILTTEARQRLANIKMVKPEFAEQLELQLIQIAQTGRVPLPINDEQLKMILAKIQSQRKEFKIRRI is encoded by the coding sequence ATGAGCGAAGAGTTGGATGCTGAAGAGCTTGAGTTAATTAAAAGAAGAAAGCTGGCTCGCCTTCAAAAAGCTTTAATTGAAGAGCAGAAGAAGGCAGAGTTAAAGCAGCAGCTGGAGCTTAAAAAACAAGAGATTTTAAGGCAAATTTTAACAACTGAAGCTAGGCAAAGATTGGCTAACATAAAAATGGTTAAACCAGAATTTGCAGAGCAATTAGAGCTTCAATTAATTCAAATTGCTCAAACAGGGAGAGTCCCCCTTCCAATAAATGATGAGCAATTAAAAATGATTTTAGCGAAAATTCAATCTCAAAGAAAAGAATTTAAAATAAGAAGGATTTAG
- a CDS encoding 50S ribosomal protein L39e — protein MARNKPAARKRRLIKAVRRAKAVPTWIIAKTLGHVRASPKRRHWRRSKLKA, from the coding sequence TTGGCTAGAAATAAACCGGCTGCTAGAAAAAGAAGATTAATTAAGGCGGTTAGAAGAGCTAAAGCTGTTCCAACTTGGATTATTGCTAAAACTCTCGGTCATGTAAGAGCTTCTCCAAAAAGGCGTCATTGGAGGAGAAGTAAATTAAAAGCTTAA